In the genome of Rhizobium binae, the window CCGGCGGCAAAAACGTCAGACGCTGAGGTCTGGAGATATGTATCGACGGCAATGCCGTTTTCGATTGCGAGCCCGGCCTTTTCGGCGATCTCGACATTCGGCCGGGCGCCGATGCCGACCAGGGCGAGGTCGGCTTCGATGACCTCGCCGGTCGACAATCTGATCACGGCCTTTCCGCCTTCCTCGGTCAGCGCCTCGATCGAGACGCCGCAGCGGATCTCGACACCCTCAGCGCGGTGGCGTTCGGTGAGAAGATGGGCGATCTCCTCCGGCACGCCGCGCTTCAGCACCCGTTCCAACCCCTCGATCACGGTGACCTCGGCGCCGAGCAGGCGTGCGGTCGCGGCAAGTTCCAGCCCAATGAAACCGCCGCCGATGATGGCGATATGCCGCCCCGGTTTCATCACACCGCGCAGCGCCGCCGCATCGTGATGCGTCCTCAACGAACGGATATGCGGGCTATTCTCGGGCGCGCCGGGAAAGGATCGGGCGCTTGCCCCCGTCGCCAGCAGAAGCTTGTCATAGGAAAGCATCGTGCCGTCGGAAAGCGTGACGGTCCTGGATGTTGTGTCGAAATCCCCGGCTTCCACGCCGGTCCGCAGCCGGATGTTGCTTTCGGCGTATTTTTCCGCTGCGGCGATGAATTTCGGATCGCTGGTGTCGGCGATGCCGGCCTTTGAAAGCGGCGGCCGCTCATAGGGATGAAGGAGTTCGGCGCCGACCAGCGTTATGTCGCCGTCAAAACCCTTTTCCCGCAGCGCGAAGGCGGCGCGGGCACCGCATTCGCCCGCACCCAGTATGACGAAATGATCCACAACAACCTCCCTTACAACGAGATGAAGACGGTGTCGCCTTCGACCTTGACCGGATAGGTTTTGAGATTGACGCAGACCGGGGCGCCCTTGGCCTCGCCGGTCTTGTAGTCGAAGCGGCCGTTATGTTTCGGACATTCGATGATCTCATCCATGACGAGCCCATCGGCGAGGTGGATATGTTCGTGCGTGCAGAGCCCGTCGGTGGCGAAGAACTCGTCGTCGGGGCTGCGGTAGACCGCAAAGGTGCGCCCGCCATGATCGAAGCGGATGACATCCTCCTCATCAATCTCGTCCTTGCCGCAGACTTCGATCCAGTTTCCGCTCATCTTTGTCCTCCTCGATTTTCGATTATTGCGCCGCCGGCGCCAGTTCGTTGTGGAATTCCTCGCGATAGGGCCGCGCGGTCGCCGGCAGTTCGCGCCTCAGGAAATAATCCTCGTTGCGCAGTTGGCGCAGGAAGGCCGGGATCATCTCGCGATAGCCCGACCAGATCGACGGGTTCGGCGCCGGGAGGTCGTGCTTGATCATTGCATGCAGCTTCGGCAGCGCGTGGTAGGGCACCATCGGGAACATGTGATGTTCGACGTGGTAGTTCATGTTCCAGTAGATGAAGCGGCTGATCGGGTTCATATAGACCGTGCGGCTGTTCAGCCGATGGTCGATCACATTGTCGGCAAGCCCACCGTGCTGCAGCAGTCCCGTCAGCACATGGTGCCAGGCGCCGTAGAGCCGCGGCAGGCCGATCAGCATCAGTGGCAGGATCGAACCCATGGCGATCGCGGCGGCGATCGTGGCGACATAGATCGCCAGCCAGATGCGGGCGATGCGGATTGCCTTCGGCTGCTCCATCTCCGGAATGAAGGTCCTTTCCGCCGCGCCGATAAAGCCGGCGGCATTGCGCAGCATGTCGATCATCGCGTGCCAGACATCGAGGATGCCGAAGAAATTGAGGACCAGCCGCAAGAGATCCGGCGGCCGCATGACGGCGATCTCGGGATCGCGGCCGACGATGACGGTATCGGTGTGGTGGCGTGTGTGGCTCCAGCGCCAGGTCACCGGATTGCGCATGATCATGAAACAGGCGATCTGATAGACGGCATCGTTCATCCAGCGCGTCTTGAAGGCGGTGCCGTGGCCGCATTCGTGCCAGCGGCTGTCGGAGGCCGAGCCATAGAGCACGCCATAGGCGAGGAAGAAGGGCACGGCGATCCACGAGCCCCAGAAATAGATGCCGAGCCCGGCAAGGACCAACATGCTGCCGAGCCAGATGACCGTGTCACGGATTGCCGGCGCGTCCGAGCGTTGCATCAGCGCCTTCATCTCGCTGCGCGGAATATCGGTGTGGTACCATTGCGCTGCCGCCAGTCCCGTCTCGACGGCGGTGCGGCCGCTTTCGCCGAGCAGGTTGTAGTCACGCTTCTTGGTCTCGGTCGCCATTATCCGCCTCCCTGATGCTGTTGCCGGGAGAATAGGTTGACTTCGGAGGAGGCTCAATGCAGGCTTGAGGTAATCTATCAAAAGCCATCACGAACGGCTCGCATCCATGAGCGAATCCATCAGGAACACCATGCGCCGCCCCACCATCTCCGACCTTGCCCGCGCCGCCGGGGTCAGTGTCGCCACCGTCGACCGGGTTCTCAACGCCCGCCACCGCGTGCGGGAGGAAACAGCGCGGCGGGTCTATGATGCGGCGCAGGAGATCGGCTATCATGCCGTCGGCCTCATCCGGCAGCGCGTCTTCGAGGATCTACCGCAATACAGGCTCGCTTTCCTGCTACAGAAGCCGACGCAGGCTTTTTACCAGAGCTTCGCCCGTGAGATCGAGGCGGCGGCGCGCGCCGTCACCACAGCCCGCCTTCAGATCCAGATCGAATACCCCTCCTCGGCGACCCCCGCCGCCATCGTCGAAAAGATCAAGCTGCTAGGCGCCCGCAACCAGGCTGTCGCCGTCGTCGGCCCGGACTATCCGGCTGTGACGACGGCGGTGGAGGAGTTGAAGGACCGCGGCATTCCCGTGTTCTCGCTGCTTTCCGATCTCGCCACGGGCGTGCGTGACGCCTATGTCGGCGTCAACAACCGCAAAGCCGGGCGCACAGCCGCCTGGACGATCGCGCGAACGGCGAAGAAGCCCGGCAAGGTCGCCTGTTTCGTCGGCAGCCATCGTTTCCACGGCCATGAACTGCGGGAAATCGGCTTCCGCTCCTATTTCCGCGAGAATGCGCCGGAGTTCGATGTCGTCGATACGCTGATCAATCTGGAGACCGCCGAAATCACCCATGAGGCGACGCTGACGCTGCTGCAGAAACATCCCGATCTCGTCGGTCTCTATGTCTGCGGCGGCGGCATGGAGGGGGCGATTTCCGCCTTCCGGGAAGAGAATGTCGACGGCCGGATCGTGCTTGTCGTCAACGAGCTGACGCCGGAGAGCAAAGCGGGTCTTGCCGACGATATCGTCACTATGGTGGTCGCCACTCCGCTGCCGGCTCTCTGCAAGGAGCTTTTATCGCTGATGCTCGGTGCGATCGAGAACGGTGAGGCCGCGGTTCCCGGCCAATCCTTCCTGCCTTTTGATATCTATATCTCCGAGAATATCTGAGGCCAGAGAACATCCGGGAAATGATGGAATTCTATCATTCCGGCTGACATTCTTTCAGCGATGAGGGGCCGGCGCTTGCGATGACGGATGGATTGCCCTCTGAATTCCGATAGAGATTCGCTCACCCATTCACGAGGAACCGCTCCGCTGATGTCGCGGAGACGAGGAGGAGATACCGTCATGACTTCGATCCGCTTTGCGCTCAACCATATGGCCGCGCCGTCGCTCGCTATCGATGATTTCTTCGCGCTGGCAAAGTCGCTCGGCATTGATTCTGTCGAGATCCGCAACGATCTTTCCGGCAATGCCATTCTCGACGGCACCAAACCCGAAGCGATCAGAGAGGCCGCCGCCCGCCACGGGCTGACGATCATTTCGATCAACGCCCTGCAGCGCTTCAACGAATGGAATGAAACCCGGGCTCGGGAAGCGCAGGAATTGATCGATTATGCGAGCGCCTGCGGCGCCAAGGCGCTGGTCCTCGTTCCGAAGAACGACGGCACCGGCTGTGCCGACGGCGAACGGCAGGCCAATCTGCGCCAGTCTCTGACAGCGCTGAAGCCGATGCTGGAGAAAGCCGGCATCACAGGCCTCGTCGAGCCACTTGGTTTCGAGATTTGCTCGCTGCGTTCGAAGACCGAGGCGGCCGAGGCGATCAAGGAACTCGGCGCGCAATCGACCTTCAGGCTCGTCCACGACACTTTCCACCATCACCTTGCCGG includes:
- a CDS encoding TIM barrel protein, whose translation is MTSIRFALNHMAAPSLAIDDFFALAKSLGIDSVEIRNDLSGNAILDGTKPEAIREAAARHGLTIISINALQRFNEWNETRAREAQELIDYASACGAKALVLVPKNDGTGCADGERQANLRQSLTALKPMLEKAGITGLVEPLGFEICSLRSKTEAAEAIKELGAQSTFRLVHDTFHHHLAGEAATFPELSGLVHISGVSDSAVSVADMRDSHRVLVGADDRLDNAGQIKALLQAGYTGPFSFEPFAAEVHAVKNPAGVLRTSMEYLTARV
- a CDS encoding NAD(P)/FAD-dependent oxidoreductase; the protein is MDHFVILGAGECGARAAFALREKGFDGDITLVGAELLHPYERPPLSKAGIADTSDPKFIAAAEKYAESNIRLRTGVEAGDFDTTSRTVTLSDGTMLSYDKLLLATGASARSFPGAPENSPHIRSLRTHHDAAALRGVMKPGRHIAIIGGGFIGLELAATARLLGAEVTVIEGLERVLKRGVPEEIAHLLTERHRAEGVEIRCGVSIEALTEEGGKAVIRLSTGEVIEADLALVGIGARPNVEIAEKAGLAIENGIAVDTYLQTSASDVFAAGDCCSFPLSIYGGRRVRLESWRNAQEQGTLAAANMLGRDEAVSSVPWFWSDQYDMTLQIAGLPEGAATHQRRDLGAGAFILFHLDADGRLIAASGIGPGNAVARDIRLAEMLIAAGAHPDPAALAASDIKLKSLLAA
- a CDS encoding MocE family 2Fe-2S type ferredoxin, whose protein sequence is MSGNWIEVCGKDEIDEEDVIRFDHGGRTFAVYRSPDDEFFATDGLCTHEHIHLADGLVMDEIIECPKHNGRFDYKTGEAKGAPVCVNLKTYPVKVEGDTVFISL
- a CDS encoding fatty acid desaturase family protein → MATETKKRDYNLLGESGRTAVETGLAAAQWYHTDIPRSEMKALMQRSDAPAIRDTVIWLGSMLVLAGLGIYFWGSWIAVPFFLAYGVLYGSASDSRWHECGHGTAFKTRWMNDAVYQIACFMIMRNPVTWRWSHTRHHTDTVIVGRDPEIAVMRPPDLLRLVLNFFGILDVWHAMIDMLRNAAGFIGAAERTFIPEMEQPKAIRIARIWLAIYVATIAAAIAMGSILPLMLIGLPRLYGAWHHVLTGLLQHGGLADNVIDHRLNSRTVYMNPISRFIYWNMNYHVEHHMFPMVPYHALPKLHAMIKHDLPAPNPSIWSGYREMIPAFLRQLRNEDYFLRRELPATARPYREEFHNELAPAAQ
- a CDS encoding LacI family DNA-binding transcriptional regulator — its product is MRRPTISDLARAAGVSVATVDRVLNARHRVREETARRVYDAAQEIGYHAVGLIRQRVFEDLPQYRLAFLLQKPTQAFYQSFAREIEAAARAVTTARLQIQIEYPSSATPAAIVEKIKLLGARNQAVAVVGPDYPAVTTAVEELKDRGIPVFSLLSDLATGVRDAYVGVNNRKAGRTAAWTIARTAKKPGKVACFVGSHRFHGHELREIGFRSYFRENAPEFDVVDTLINLETAEITHEATLTLLQKHPDLVGLYVCGGGMEGAISAFREENVDGRIVLVVNELTPESKAGLADDIVTMVVATPLPALCKELLSLMLGAIENGEAAVPGQSFLPFDIYISENI